CGCATTGGCCGCGGCGTCAACGGGATCTTTCGCGATTCGCAAGGTGTCCGTTGGTTTGGGACCGAGGTGGGGGTGACTCGCTTCGATGGCCGCGTTTGGTCCACGTTGGATTCGCGCGATGGGCTGGTTGCCAATGGCGTCAACGACATTTGCGAATCACCACGCGGAGTGTTCTGGCTGACGTGGTGTTCATGGACATTCGGATGCCCGAAATGGAAGGGACGGAGGCTGCGCAACGCATCATTCAGGAGTGGGGCCCAGGCAAAGTGAAGTTGGTGGCGATCTCGGCGTCGGTGCTGAGCCACGAACAGGAGCGTTATCGCCGGGCCGGATTTGCTGCGTTCATCTCAAAGCCATTCCGCCTGGGGGAAGTGTGCGAAGCGTTGGGGCGCGTGCTGGGAACGTCGTTCGAGTATGAGGAGGCTCCCGGGAAAGATGAACCGCGCCGCCGTGATTGCGATCCGGCAACGGTCCGAATTCCGTCCGAACTCCTGGCGCGCATGAAAGCATCCGCCGGACTGTATCGCGCCACGGAACTGCGCAAGGAGATCGAAGGGCTGCGCCGTGCGCGAGCGGACCAGGCCGCAGCGGCGGATTATCTTGAACAGTTGAACGACGCCGGCGATATGGAGGCGATTTTGGAGTTTCTGGGAAATGTGCAGGATAGAGAGCAGTGATTTAGCCACAAAAGAGCGCAGAGAGCGCAAAATGGAGCGGATCTATCTTTGTGCTCCTTGCGATCTTTTGCGGCCCCCAACCTTCCCGCTTCCCCTCCTGCAGTCGCTGATGTTCACTCGATGCCTCGGCCTTGCACGCGATTTGACTCAACCGTGGAAAAACCCGAAAGTCGCAAGGAAACTCGCGAGCAAACTGGGTGGACTCACGGCAGGCTGCGATCACTCAGGACATATTTTTTGATCTGGAACCGATAGGAACCGAAGTTGATCAGCACGCCATGCTCAAGCCGGGTGGACTTCAGATAGCCGAGCAACTGCGCCACGTGCTCGTCCGCGACGGCCCGGACCGCCTTGAGTTCCACAAGCAGCCGATGGTCAACGAAAAGGTCCGCGTAAAATTCACCGACGGTGCCGTCCTCGTCCAGGACCGTGATCGGATGCTGTTGTTTCACCTCCAACCCAAGCTTGCGCAGCCGATGGACCAGGGCGTTTTCATACACTTTCTCCAGGTGTCCGTGTCCATGATAGACGTGGATGTCCCAACTGGTTTGCCGAACGATGTCGCACAGTTCATTGATGGTTTTCATAAACCTCCTTTTGTTGCACCGGAGGATTCCATGGTTGCGGCAGATCGTGAAGAGTTTTCTTGCCGCGAAAGAACGCAAAGACCACAAAGAAGTGCGGAACAATCTTTGGCCATCTTCGCGCTGCAACATGTCCAGAGGCCGCATTTCCGCGAGGATTTGGGTTGCCCCGAAAGAGCACAAGGACCGCAAAGAGTGCGGAGGCTTTTGCCTGGATTTCTTTGCGATCTTTGCGTTCCTTTGCGGCAAGAAATCGCTTTGCGGTTTTGAATTCCGTTTTAACCGTGAACCTGTGGACGCCGCTTCAATCCAACTGGCCGACGCCAAGATTCTGGTGATTGCTTAACATGGATCGGCATCGGGCCTCTTATCTTCTGCGCAAACTGGAACGCGAAGGGCGCCTCGTGGTCGAAGGCCAGGGCCGGTGGGCGCAGTACCGGCTTCCGGAAGAAACGGGCCTGTAACGCGGGGATCTCTATTGCCGCAAAAGAACTCAGAGATCGCAAAAGCCTGACCCGAAATCTTTGCGATCTGTGCGTTCTCTTGCGGCCAGTGCTTACTGTGACAAAGTTCATTGACGTTATGCTCATCATCGACACCCACGCTCACATTTACTCGCACGACGAAAAACGCTATCCGCCCATCGACAAACCCTTGCGGCCGCCCGGCGGCAAGGGAACCCTGAGCGACCTTCGCGCTGACTCCGCATCCCACGGCGTGCGCGGGGCGTGTTTGATTCAAACGTCCACCTTCTATCGCTTCGACAACCGCTACATCTGCGACAGCGCCAAGGTCAGCTCGGACTGGGCCGCCGGCGTTTGCACGCTCGATCCGGACGATCCGCATAGCCCCGGGCTGCTTTCCCAGTTCAAGCGCGAGTTCGGGATCAAAGGCATGCGCAGCATTCCGGGCCAGAGCGGCCAGATCGACGGCGAAGGCGTGCGCCGACTGTGGAAGACGGCGACTGATGAAGGTCTGGTCATCAACGCACTCATCCGCCGCGAGAACGCCGAGAATCTCAGCCGCATGCTGGCGGATTTCGCGAGTCTGCGCGTGGTGCTGGACCATTGCATGTATCCCGAAGTCGGCCCGCAGCACGACGCGATTCTCAACGACGTGTTGCGTTTGGCGCGGTTCAAGAATCTGCACGCCAAACTCACGTTCGTTCCGACCGGCAGCAAACAGAAATATCCGTGCGCCGACATGCACGACACCGTCCTGAAAATCGTGGACGCGTTCGGTCCGGAGCGATGCGTCTGGGGCAGCGATTTTCCCTGCGAACTCTGGACGCCGGGCGTCACTTACTCCCAGCACTTGCAGATTTTCTTGAAGGACCTTCCGTTCCGCGATTCCGCCCGGCAACAGATCCTGGGTTTGACCGCGAAGACGCTGTGGTTCCCGGAATGGGCGTGAACCTGGAAACGAGAGTTTGGCCCACGAAAAACACTAAGAGCGTGTCCGAAAATTGCGCGGGGTCCTGCGGCGAGGGATTTTGGCTGTGGCCAAGGCGGCGAGGTCCGAGCATCCCCAACGCGGGCTGTAAGGACCGAGCCAACGCAGGCCACGGACAAAAGACCCGCCGCCCGGAGGGTTTTCGCGCCAAAGGCCGCCTGGCTTCGTTGCTCCTCAGTCGAAGATCCAGGGAGGATATTCTCCTTCGTCGCGCCTCGCCATCCGGCCTTTGGCGCGAAAACAGGACCCCGCGGAATTTTCGGACACGCTCTAAAGGCACGAAAGATAAAGGTGCTGAAGCCGCGGAAATCTTCAGCCAGTAGGTGGGGGAAAACAGCATCGGCCACGCGTTTGATTCGTGTGTTTCGTGTGTTTCGTGGGCCGAACTAACCAATGGCTCGGCCTGAAGGCCGCGCGCCTATCGCTCCCGAATCGTCGCGTCGATCTCGGCCAGCGATCCGGGTTGCAGAATCTGAACGAACGGGCGTGGCACCGGTACCCGGCTCGCCACCACCAAGGAATTTCCGTCCGGCGAGAAGAACGCCCGAGTAGCGAGATTCAAAGGCGACTTCACGGTCAGGACGACGCGTCCGGAGGCTATGTTCCATAGTTCGACCCGGCCATCGGCCCCGCTCGTGATCAGCGTTTTTCCGTCGAGAGAAAACGCGACGTGGCCGAGGCCGTTCGCATTGCGGGTCTTCAGCACCGCGCGCGTTTCGCCCGTCGCGACTTCCCACACCCAGGCCGTGTCCCGATACCCCCCCGCCAGCAGCTTGCCGTCCGGCGAGAAGGCAAGGCTCATCAAGTTTCCTGTCTGATTCGTGGCCAGAGTGATCAAAGTCCGGCGGTCCGCGGAAAACCCAATCGGCGTGCCGCGCCTGGCCCAGACGTTTTCCTCCGGCTCGATCTCGACGCGCCAAAACCGAATCTCCCGGTCCACGCTCGTGCTGGCCAGCATCTGCCCGTCGGGAGAAAAAGCGATCTGAATAATTCCACTGAGATGACCTCCCGAAATATCTATTAGCGTGGGTAGCGCGGGCGACCCGCTCGCCACTCTCGGCGACTCACCGAGCGCAACGGAAGCACGCTCCAGAGTAAACGGAGAGCTGATCCGCCTTCGAGATCAACCGCCATTTCGCCGGCTCAATTCCCCAAGCAGATCGACCTTACCTGACCGGGAGTGAACGAGCAATGGTTGGGGCTGTCGAAGGGACATGCGACCATGGTGGCTGGCCAGTTTTCTCCTGGCTCTCGCGATTATCGGCGCATGGTTTTTGTCCAG
Above is a window of Verrucomicrobiota bacterium DNA encoding:
- a CDS encoding response regulator — protein: MDIRMPEMEGTEAAQRIIQEWGPGKVKLVAISASVLSHEQERYRRAGFAAFISKPFRLGEVCEALGRVLGTSFEYEEAPGKDEPRRRDCDPATVRIPSELLARMKASAGLYRATELRKEIEGLRRARADQAAAADYLEQLNDAGDMEAILEFLGNVQDREQ
- a CDS encoding GxxExxY protein, with the protein product MKTINELCDIVRQTSWDIHVYHGHGHLEKVYENALVHRLRKLGLEVKQQHPITVLDEDGTVGEFYADLFVDHRLLVELKAVRAVADEHVAQLLGYLKSTRLEHGVLINFGSYRFQIKKYVLSDRSLP